One Nicotiana tomentosiformis chromosome 4, ASM39032v3, whole genome shotgun sequence genomic window carries:
- the LOC138910610 gene encoding uncharacterized protein, with translation MVCQGTFLSEKIKETSIRNSINKYKLRMPHRTRSKPIREIIYELGGKDGNPPNMAIVFSETHKKNDMLVEPEVSKKYVEIPELVECEPSLTNIEVVERCFGPQNKSRVVGLGGGITTKKLKGGSSSKAAILAEVNATRKEKESLQTEMNATKKQKNH, from the exons ATGGTTTGTCAAGGAACATTTTTAAGTGAAAAAATTAAG GAAACAAGTATTAGAAACTCGATCAATAAGTATAAGTTGAGAATGCCTCATCGTACGCGTAGCAAGCCGATTAGAGAAATTATTTACGAACTG GGAGGCAAAGACGGTAATCCACCGAACATGGCGATCGTCTTCTCTGAGACTCACAAGAAAAATGACATGCTTGTAGAACCTGAAGTTAGTAAAAAATAT gTTGAGATACCAGAACTGGTAGAATGTGAGCCATCTCTTACGAATATCGAGGTAGTGGAAAGGTGCTTCGGACCTCAAAACAAGAGTCGCGTGGTTGGATTAGGGGGTGGTATAACCACTAAAAAGTTGAAAGGTGGTAGCTCCTCAAAAGCTGCAATACTGGCTGAGGTAAATGCAACtcgaaaagaaaaagaatcacTACAGACCGAGATGAATGCAACTAAAAAACAAAAGAATCACTAG